CTGCGCGGTGCCTGCGCGTCCTCCGCGACGACCTTCGGCAGCACGGACAGCAGCTCGTCACGGACGACGTACGCGCCCGGCGAGTCCAGGTTCCCCGGCTGCCCCAGGGCGGCGCGCAGGTCCTGCTCGTGGACCCAGACGTCGAACGCGCGATTCCGCATGGCCTGTTCGAGAGTCAGCTCCGTGCCGAGCGGGCCCCGCACCTTGTGGCCCGGGTCCCGGGACTCGTTCCGCAGCTGGCGGTTGCGCCGGATGATCGTGTACTCCAGCTCGGAGGTCATCTCCGGCGCGGTGTGGTGACGGCGGGCGTCGACCTGCATCTCCATGTACCGCTGGTGCTCGGTCCGTACGTGGTACAGGTCGCGCGGCAGGGTGTGGATCGGCCGGGGGTCGCCGAGCATCTCGCAGTCCATCCCGATGACATGGGAGACCACATCGCGCACCGACCACCCCGGGCACGGCGTCCGGCGGTTCCACTCGCCCTCCACGAGCGGCGACACCAGTTCGGATATCGCGTCCACGGAGTGGGTCCAGGCGTCGGCGTAGGGCTGAAGAGTGGGATGCAGACTCACGGAACGGGACCCCTCGGGCGGTCGGTACGTGTCAGTACGGTCGGTACGTGTCGGCTACGTGGGTGGTGGTCTTCGGTGGGGGCGTCGGCGTTGACGGCGTGGAGTAGGTCGTCGGCGGCTGTCAGTGGGTGCTGTGAAACGTTAAGTTACGCTGCTCTGAGGCACCCCGGCAGTGCTTTCGTGTGACGATCGTAGGCCGGTGTGGACGGCTCGAATGCCAGGACGGTGGTACTGTGCGCGCCTCGCTCATCCAGATCGGCGTAGACGAGGACGAATCGGTCGATTCGCGCAGGCGGCGGGTGGCCTCGCTGGTACGGGACCAGGCCGGCGCCGATCTCGTCGTCCTCCCGGAGCTCTGGACCACCGGCGCATTCGCGTTCGAATCCTTCGCCGAGGCCGCCGAACCGCTGGAAGGGCCCACGTACGAGGCGATGGCCAAGGCGGCGAGCGACACGGGCGTCTGGCTGCACGCGGGCTCGATCCCGGAGCGCGGCCCCGACGGAACCCTCTACAACACCTCCCTCGTCTTCTCACCGTCCGGCGTCCTCGCCGCCGCCTACCGCAAGATCCACCGCTTCGGCTTCGACAAGGGCGAGGCCGTGCTGATGGGCGCCGGCGCTGAGCTGGTGACGCTTCGCCTCCCGGACACGACCATCGGCATCGCCACCTGCTACGACCTGCGGTTCCCCGAGCTGTTCCGGGGCCTCGTGGACGCGGGCGCCGAGATGTTCGTGCTGTCGGCGGGCTGGCCGGAGCGCCGACGCTCCCACTGGACACTGCTGGCGCAGGCACGAGCCGTGGAGAACCAGGCCTACGTCCTCGCCTGTGGAACGGCCGGTACGCACGCGGGGGTTCCCCAAGCCGGTCACTCGATCGTGGTCGATCCGTGGGGCGAGGTCCTGGGCGAAGCGGGCCCGGACGAGGAGGTCCTCACGGTCGACCTCGACCCGACGAGGGTCGCGACCACACGCGAGCAGTTCCCGGCGCTGAAGGACCGGCTCCTGGGGCTGGACACACCGCGCCGCTGAGCCCTGCGGCGTACGTCCCGTCAGTCGTCCTCCCGCTCCCGCTCCGCCAGGTTGATCACGCACACCGTCACGGCGATCAGCAGGGCCGGGTCCGCGTCGTCACGAACGACGTCGAGGCCGTAGGTCTCGCGGACGCTCAGCCATCTGCGGGAGATGTGCGCGAGGAGTTCGCCGTCGTACTCGATGACGAACTCACGGTCGAGGATCTTGCCGCTGACGTCGAGTTCGGTGCCGTCCGCCAGGGAGACCCGGAAGTGGTTGCGCAGGAGGGAGAGGCGTTTGCGGCGGACGGTGGCGAGGGGCTCGCCGCCGCGTTCGACGACCATCGTGTCGCGCAGCGCGAACATCTTGCGGCGGATGTCGATCAACACCTCGCCCCGGGTGTCCTTCAGCTCGAAGGTGTCCCGCAGCCGCATGGCCTTGCCGTCGACGAGGAAGGCCTTCCGGCCGTTCTCGTCCTCGATCCAGTAGTCGTCACCGATGCCGAGGATCCGGTCGCGCACGAGGAATCTCATGCCTTGAGGCGTTCCCCCGGGCCCGCTCCGAAACGTCGCCTGTAGGCCGAAGGGCTCAGTCCGGTCTCCGGACGCCCGCTGCGGCCGGGATCGAAAGTTATCCACAGGCCTGTGGGCAAGTTGTCCACAGGCTCGTGAGCGGTTCGTCGACAAGTGGCACGCTTGATCCATGAGCGATTCCACGAACCGGCACCCGGCACCCCGCCGTGTCCGCGTCCGCGCCCCCGAGCTGATCGGGAAGGGCGGCTGGCTGAACACGGGCGGCAAGGAGTACAGCCTCGCTGACCTGCGGGGGAAGATAGTGGTGTTGGATTTCTGGACGTTCTGCTGCATCAACTGCCTGCATGTCCTCGACGAGCTGCGGGAGCTGGAGGAGAAGCACCGGGACACGGTGGTCGTCATCGGGGTGCACTCACCGAAGTTCGCGCACGAGGCGGACCACGGGGCGGTGGTCGACGCCGTCGAGCGGTACGGGGTGGAGCACCCGGTGCTCGACGACCCGGAGCTCGCCACCTGGAAGCAGTACGCGGTACGGGCCTGGCCCACGCTCGTGGTGGTCGACCCGGAGGGGTACGTGGTCGCCCAGCACGCGGGCGAGGGGCATGCGCACGCCATCGAGCGGCTGGTCGCCGAGCTGGAGACCGAGCACGAGGACAAGGGCACGCTGCGCCGCGGCGACGGGCCCTATGTGGCGCCGGAGCCCGAGCCGACGGTGCTGCGCTTCCCCGGAAAGGCCCTGCCCCTGCCGGGCGGCGACTTCCTCGTCAGCGACACCACCCGGCACCGACTGGTCCGGCTGGCGCCCGACGGCGAGACGGTCGTACGGCACTACGGCTCCGGCGAGCGCGGGTTCGTGGACGGCGACGCGGAAGACGCCCGCTTCAGCGAGCCACAGGGGCTGGCGCTGCTGGACGGCGGTGCCGTGGTCGTCGCCGACACGGTGAATCACGCACTGCGCCGGCTCGATCCGGCCACCGGGAGGGTCACGACGCTCGCGGGCACCGGCCGCCAGTGGTGGCAGGGCTCGCCGACCTCCGGGCCGGCGCGGGAGATCGACCTCTCCTCGCCGTGGGACGTGGCCGTGTTCGGCGGCAAGGTGTGGATCGCGATGGCAGGAGTCCACCAGCTGTGGACGTACGACCCGGCCGACCGCACCGTGGCCGTGGCGGCTGGCACGACCAACGAGGGTCTGGTGGACGGGCCGGGTGACGAGGCCTGGTTCGCACAGCCCTCGGGGCTCGCGGCGACCCCCGACCGGCTGTGGCTCGCCGACTCGGAGACGTCCGCGTTGCGCTGGGTGGACCTCGACGGGGCGGTTCACACGGCGGTCGGGACGGGGCTCTTCGACTTCGGGCACCGTGACGGCCCGGCCGAACAGGCGCTGCTGCAGCATCCGTTGGGCGTCACCGTCCTGCCCGACGGCTCGGTGGCGGTCAGCGACACCTACAACCACGCGCTCCGCCGCTACGACCCGGCGACGGGCGAGGTCACCACCCTGGCCACGGACGTGAGAGAGCCGAGCGACGCGGTGCTCGTCGGGGACGACATCGTGGTCGTCGAGTCTGCCCGGCACCGGCTGACCAGGCTGCGGCTGCCGGAGGAGACGGTGAAGGTGGAGGCCGTCGCCCACCGCACCCGGCGAGCGGCCACCGAAGTCGCCCCCGGCAGGCTGCGGTTGGACGTGGTGTTCCAGGCACCGGCGGGGCAGAAGCTCGACGAGCGGTACGGGCCTTCGACGAGGCTGCTCGTCTCCGCCACCCCGCCCGAGCTGCTGCTCGGGGGCGAGGGCGCGGACACGGCCCTGTCCCGTGAGCTCGAACTGGACCCGTCCATACCCGAGGGCGTCCTCCACGTCTCGGCGATGGCCGCCTCCTGCGACGACGACCCCTCCCAGGCGTACCCGGCCTGCCATGTGCACCAGCAGGACTGGGGCGTGCCGGTCCGGCTCACGGAGGGCGGCACGGACCGGCTGCCGCTGGTGCTGGCGGGGATGGACGAGGGCGACGGCGACAGGGCCTGAGGCAGCGACCCCGCGGCCCTGGCGCCCCAGCAGCCCCAGCGCGTTGGTAGCTCCGGTGCCCTAGTAGCCCTGGTAGCCGCCCCGGTGGGGGTCCTCGTCGATGACCGGGGCCGTGGGGGGCACCACGACCCGCTTCCGCTTGGCGATGCTGCTGAACGTCGCGACCCCGATGAGGCCGACGATCATGAAGATGACGCCGACCAGGTCGAGGTTGACCCCCTGCATGTCCCAGTCGGTGGCGAACGTGAGGATGGCCCCCACCGCGATCAGAATGATGCACCCGCCCAGGCCCATGAGTGTTCCTCCCTGTGTCCGGTTGGGTCGGCCGGTCGTTCCGGTCGTTCGGTCCTACCGGTTGACATCGGGTACCCGGACAGGCGGGTCAGTAACAGCCGTTGGGGGTGGGACGGGGCCAGGGGCGGGTGCCGGGGCGGGGAGTCAGCCCTCCAGGAAGGCTGCCAGGGCGTTCGCCAGGAGGTAGGGGTCCTTCGCGCCGCACAGCTCGCGGACGCTGTGCATCGAGAGGATGGCGACGCCGATGTCGACGGTGCGGATGCCGTGCCGGGCGGCGGTGATGGGGCCGATGGTGGTGCCGCAGGGCATGGAGTTGTTGGAGACGAACGTCTGGAACGGCACACCGGCCTTCTCGCAGGCGGCGGCGAAGACGGCGCGGCCCGAACCGTCGGTGGCGTAGCGGTTGTTGACGTTGACCTTCAGGATCGGGCCGGCGTCCGCGCGGGGGTGGTGCGTGGGGTCGTGGCGCTCCGCGTAGTTGGGGTGGACGGCGTGGCCGGTGTCGGAGGAGAGACAGACGGAGCCGGCGAAGGCCCGTGCCCGGTCCTCGAGGGAGCCGCCGCGGGCGAGGACCGAGCGCTCCAGTACCCCGCCGAGCAGTGGGCCGTCGGCGCCGGTGTCGGACTGGGAGCCGTTCTCCTCGTGGTCGAAGGCGGCGAGGACGGGGATGCAGGGGAGGTCGTCGCCCGCGCCGGCGAGTGCGGCGAGTGCGGCGGTACCGGCGTGCACGGAGAGGAGGTTGTCCATGCGGGGGCCGGCGAGCAGTTCGTTGTCGCGGCCGAGGTAGGCGGGCGGTTCGACGGAGTGGGTCATCAGGTCCCAGCCGGTGACCTCGCCCTTGGGGAGACCCGCCTCCTCCTCGAGGAAGGCGATCAGGTCGCCGTCGCGGACGTCGTCGCCGAGGCCCCAGACGGGCTGGAGGTGGCGCTGCTTGTCGAGCTTGAGGCCGTCGGAGGTGACTGTCCGGTCGAGGTGGATGGCGAGTTGGGGGACGCGCAGGAGAGGTCTGTCGACGTTGACGAGGCGGCTGGTGCCGTCGCGCAGGGAGAGCCGGCCGGCGATGCCGAGGTCGCGGTCGAGCCAGGAGTTCATCAGCGGGCCGCCGTAGATCTCGACGGCGACCTGGCGCCAGCCGTGGGCGCCGCTGTCGGGGCGGGGTTTGACCCGCAGATTGGGGGAGTCGGTATGGGCACCGATGATGCGGAAGGGGGTGTGGGGGTGGGCGCCCTTCGGGACGTACCAGGCGATGATCGCGCCCCCGCGCAGCACGTACCGGCCGCCCAGCGAGCCGTCCCACGCGTCGGTCTCCGAGACCTGTCGGAAGCCTGCCTTCTCCAGCCGTTCCGCGGCGCTCGCCACCGCGTGGTACGGGGTCGGGCTGCTCGCCAGGAAGGTCATGAGGTCGTCGGTGTGGCCGCGATCGAAGCGTGGGGGTGTGCGCATGGGGTTCACCTTAACGACGTACGAGGGCCCGCTCCCTGGGGACGGGAGCGGGCCCTCGTGGTGAGCGTGCGGAGGAGGGGGCGCCGGACGGACGGGCAGGGTCCGTCCGGCGCCACGACCGGGGTGCGGTCGAGGGGCGGCTGTCTAGAACGCCGCCTCGTCCAGCTCCATCAGGTCCAGGTCGACACCCTCGGAGATCTTGCGGGCGAGGGTGACGCCCGGGAGCACGTTGGCCGCGAAGAACTTCGCCGCCGCGATCTTGCCGGTGTAGAAGGGCTTGTCCTTGGCGGAGGCGGTGGGCAGCTTCTCGGCGGCGACGGCGGCGCCCTTGAGGAGCAGGTAGCCGACGACGACGTCACCGGAGGCCATCAGCAGGCGGGTGGTGTTCAGGCCCACCTTGTAGATGTTCTTGACGTCCTGCTCGGTGGCGGCCAGGTCGGTGAGCAGGAGGCCGACGATGGCCTCCAGCTCGACGGCGGCCTTGGCGAGGTGCTCGCGGGCCCCCTCCAGCTGCTCGCCGCCCTCTCCGAGGGCCAGGAACTTCTTGATCTCCTCGGCGAGGGAGTTGAGCGCGGCGCCCTGGTTGCGGACGATCTTCCGGAAGAAGAAGTCCTGGCCCTGGATCGCGGTGGTGCCCTCGTAGAGGGTGTCGATCTTGGCGTCGCGGATGTACTGCTCGATCGGGTACTCCTGCAGGAAGCCGGAGCCGCCGAAGGTCTGCAGGGACTGGGCGAGCTGCTCGTAGCCCTTCTCGGAGCCGTAGCCCTTGACGATGGGCAGGAGCAGGTCGTTCAGCGCCTCCAGGGCGGAGAAGTCCTCGCCGGCCGCCTCCTTGACCTGGATCTCGTCCTGGATGGAGGCCGTGTAGAGGACGAGGGCGCGCATGCCCTCCGCGTACGCCTTCTGCGTCATGAGCGAGCGGCGCACGTCGGGGTGGTGGGTGATGGTGACCTTGGGCGCGGTCTTGTCCATGAAGTTCGCCAGGTCGGGGCCCTGGACGCGCTCCTTGGCGTACTCCAGCGCGTTCAGGTAGCCCGTGGAGAGCGTGGAGATCGCCTTCGTGCCGACCATCATGCGGGCGAACTCGATGATGCGGAACATCTGGCGGATGCCGTCGTGCTTGTCGCCGATCAGCCAGCCCTTGGCGGGGTGGCGGTCGCCGAAGGTCATCTCGCAGGTGTTGGAGGCCTTGAGGCCCATCTTGTGCTCGACGTTGGTGGCGTAGACGCCGTTGCGCTCGCCCAGCTCGCCGGTCTCGAAGTCGAAGAGGTACTTCGGGACGAGGAAGAGGGACAGGCCCTTGGTGCCGGGGCCGTGGCCCTCGGGGCGGGCGAGGACGTAGTGGAGGATGTTCTCCTCCATGTCGTGCTCACCGGAGGTGATGAAGCGCTTGACGCCCTCGATGTGCCAGGAGCCGTCCTCCTGCTGGACCGCCTTGGTGCGGCCGGCGCCGACGTCCGAGCCCGCGTCCGGCTCGGTGAGCACCATGGTGGAGCCCCAGGTCCGGTCCACCGCTATCTGGGCGATCTTCTTCTGTACGTCGTTGCCCTCGTCGTAGAGGATGCCGGCGAACGCCGGGCCGGAGGCGTACATCCACACGGCCGGGTTCGCGCCGAGCAGCAGCTCCGCGTAGGACCAGATCAGGGAGCGCGGCGCGGTAGTGCCGCCGATCTCCTCGGGGAGGCCGAGCCGCCAGTACTCGGACTCCATGAAGGCCTTGTAGCTCTTCTTGAAGGACGCCGGTACCGGAGCGGTGTTGGTCTCCGGGTCGAAGACCGGGGGGTTGCGGTCGGCGTCGATGAAGGACTCCGCCAGCTCGTTCTCCGCGAGGCGGGTCAGCTCCTCCAGGATGCTCTTGGCGGTGTCCGTGTCCATCTCCGCGAACGGGCCGGTGCCGTACAGCTTGTCGCGCCCGAGGACCTCGAAGAGGTTGAACTCGATGTCGCGGAGATTCGACTTGTAGTGCCCCATGGCGACGGCTCCGTTAGAGAGATCGGCGAGGCACTGGATCCTCGCGCTGGTTCACGTACCAACTAGTAGCTTGTATGTCGATGATGCTACCCATCAGTAATAAGAAGCAACCCCGATCGGGTCATCTGTGACTCGTTACGCTTTGCCGCATGTACGGCTACGACCAGAGCGCCGGCCCCCAGCAGCAGTACGCCCCGCCGCCGCAGCAGCAGATGCCCGGGCAGATGCCCGGCGGCCAGATGGGGGGCGGCTACGGGCAGCAGCCACCCCTGTATCCGGAGCCGTCTCCGCCCTCCCTCGCGGACGCGGTACGGGCCTTCACCACCGGGCAGATGGCGGCGGAGGACTTCCAGCAGGTCTTCGCGTCGTCGAAGGTGTACTGCCCGCGCGGCGACAACCCCGGGTTCCTGGCGCTGCACAACACCCAGCAGCCGGTGATCCCGATGTTCACCTCGCTCAAGGAGCTCCGCCGGTACGCCGGCAAGGAGTCCAAGTACTTCGTGATCACCGGTGCGGAGGTGATCGATCTGCTGCCGACCGGGTACGGCTTCGTCCTCGACATGGAGGGGGAGCACCGGATGGTGTTCGACGCGAAGGCGGTGGAGCAGATGGTGGAGTTCGCGATGCGGCGGATGTATGGCTAGACGCCATTGCTTCGCAGACGGGTAGCTCCGCTGGTGGGGCCGGGTTCCGGGGGCGGGGTGGTGGGTTCGGTTCGTCGCGGGGTGCGGGGCTGTGGGGGTTGATCGCGCAGTTCCCCGCGCCCCTCGGGTGGGCTGTGGCTTGGCCATAGCGGCTTGCTGAATCGTTTCTTCCGGGCTCTTGGCTCCTCTACTGTTCGCCGGTGACCCGGATCGTCACCTCGCCGTTGGTCCGCTGGGGCCGACGGCGTTCTGTTGTCCGGGGGTGCGCGGGAATGGGATGCGGGGGTGCGCTGTTAGGTCTGGCAGGAAGTTCAATAATCAACTAAACTGAGCGCACAAGGAGGTACCGACATGCCCGCAGTGACCGTCGAGAACCCGCTGATCCTGCCCCGTGTCGCCGCACCGACCGACGCGGTGGCCCGCCCGGTGCTCGCCGTGACGACCGCGCCCAGTGGCTTCGAGGGCGAGGGCTTCCCGGTCCGACGCGCCTTCGCCGGGATCAACTACCAGCACCTCGACCCGTTCATCATGATGGACCAGATGGGCGAGGTGGACTACGCGCCGGGAGAGCCGAAGGGCACCCCCTGGCACCCCCATCGCGGCTTCGAGACCGTCACCTACATCATCGACGGGATCTTCGACCACCAGGACAGCCACGGCGGTGGCGGCACCATCACCAACGGCGACACCCAGTGGATGACGGCCGGCTCCGGCCTGCTCCACATCGAGGCGCCGCCGGAGTCCCTCGTCATGTCCGGCGGTCTGTTCCACGGCATCCAGCTGTGGGTGAACCTCCCGGCCCGGGACAAGATGATGTCGCCCAAGTACCAGGACATCCGCGGTGGCCAGGTGCAGCTGCTCACCACCCCCGACGGCGGCGCGCTCCTCCGTGTCATCGCCGGTGAGCTGGACGGCCACCAGGGGCCGGGCGTCACCCACACCCCGATCACCCTGCTCCACGCGACCGTCGCGCCGGGTGCGGAGATCACCCTGCCGTGGCGCGAGGACTTCAACGCGCTCGCCTACGTCCTCGCCGGGCGCGGCAGCGTCGGTGCGGACCGGCGGCCGATCCACCTCGGTCAGACGGCCGTCTTCGGCGCGGGCTCCTCGATCACCTTCCGCGCGGACGAGCAGCAGGACTCCAACGCGCCCGACCTGGAGATCGTGCTCCTCGGCGGACAGCCGATCCGTGAGCCGATGGCCCACTACGGCCCGTTCGTCATGAACACCCGCGAGGAACTGCAGCAGGCCTTCGAGGACTTCCAGAAGGGCCGACTGGGGACGATCCCGGCGGTTCACGGGATGACCCCCGAAGGGCTGTAGGCGGGGCCCCTCCCCGGGCGAAGCGGAGCCCCTTCCCTGGGCAAATGCGGCTCGTCCCGGCCAATCGGGCCACCGGGTGTCGTCCGGGTTCACTGGGTTCCGGGTGATCATGCCCACCCGGTCGACGCCTGGATGAGCACTGTCTCCACCGCGTAGGTTCTGGCATGTCCACCCCTTCGGCTGACCTCCGGAGCGGGTGGCTCTCATGGGGGAGAGAGCACCACGCGGTTCCGCCCCGGCCATCGGCCGGGGCGGGCTCAGTTCTGCCCGTTCCCCCGCCGCATACGCAGGGCAACGGGGAGAGACACCATGCGCAGGCTGTTCCACGACGATGGATCCCGAGGATTCCGAGGATCCCGACATCCGTCCGGCACTTCTCCGCTCGCTTGAGCGCGCCCGCGCTGTCGTTCCTGAGAGGGTGCGCGACCGTCACGGCGGCCCGTTCGGCGGCCGCGACGGCGGTACGGCGGCTGCCGGTCTGGGCGGCTCCGGTGCTGTGGACGCTCGCGCTCGGTCTGTGGGGGCTGTCCCGGCAGCACAGCGTGTGGCGGGACGAGGCCGCGACCTGGCAGGTGGCGCGGCGATCGACCGCCGAGATCTGGCACATGCTGGGGCAGGTCGACGTCGTGCACGGGGCCTACTACCTGCTGATGCACGCCCTCTTCAACTGCTTCGGCCCCGGGACGACGACCCTGCGGCTGCCTTCGGTGCTGGCCATGGCGGGGGCGGCGGCCTGTGTCACGGTCATCGGCCGTCGGCTGGCCGGGCCCTGGGCAGGCCTCGGTGCTGGACTGGTGTTCGGATTACTGCCGGCTGTGCAGTTCCACCTCCAGGAGGGCCGCCCGTACGCGCTGATCGCGGCCGGCGCGGGCCTCTCGACGTTGCTGCTGGTGACCGCGCTCCAGCGGGGGCGGGCCGGTACGGGGGCGTGCTGGGTGGCGTACGGGGGCGTGATCCTGGCGTGCGGGCTGCTGAACTGGCTCTCCCTGCTGATCGTGCCCGCGCATGCGGCGACCCTGGCGTGGACACGGGCGCCGCGCGCGACCTGGGCGCGCTGGGCGACGGCCTCGGCGGTCGCCGTGGTGGGGGTCCTGCCGCTGATCCTTTTCAGCAGGCAGCAGTCCGAGCAGGTGTCCTGGATACCGCCGCTGACCTGGCACATGCTGATCGGCCCCGCGGTCCTGCTGACGATCGGCGGTCTGGGGGCGCTGCTGGACCGGCCGCGGGTGGGGCGGCTGTCGGTGGCGGCGGTCGCGCTGCCACTGCTGGCGGTGCCGCAGGTGGGACTGCTCGGCCTGTGCCTGATCCGTCCGCTGTTCCTGGACCGCTATGTCCTGTTCAGCATGCTGGGCCTGGCGCTGCTGATCGGGGCGGCCCTGAGCGCGGCGGTACGGG
This genomic stretch from Streptomyces deccanensis harbors:
- a CDS encoding maleylpyruvate isomerase family mycothiol-dependent enzyme, with protein sequence MSLHPTLQPYADAWTHSVDAISELVSPLVEGEWNRRTPCPGWSVRDVVSHVIGMDCEMLGDPRPIHTLPRDLYHVRTEHQRYMEMQVDARRHHTAPEMTSELEYTIIRRNRQLRNESRDPGHKVRGPLGTELTLEQAMRNRAFDVWVHEQDLRAALGQPGNLDSPGAYVVRDELLSVLPKVVAEDAQAPRSSAVVFDVHGPVEFIRTVRVDIQGRGTLETSPALGPAAALTLDWETYVRLACGRVTADLVADRIKAEGDPHLIAAILRAFAVTV
- a CDS encoding carbon-nitrogen family hydrolase; translated protein: MRASLIQIGVDEDESVDSRRRRVASLVRDQAGADLVVLPELWTTGAFAFESFAEAAEPLEGPTYEAMAKAASDTGVWLHAGSIPERGPDGTLYNTSLVFSPSGVLAAAYRKIHRFGFDKGEAVLMGAGAELVTLRLPDTTIGIATCYDLRFPELFRGLVDAGAEMFVLSAGWPERRRSHWTLLAQARAVENQAYVLACGTAGTHAGVPQAGHSIVVDPWGEVLGEAGPDEEVLTVDLDPTRVATTREQFPALKDRLLGLDTPRR
- a CDS encoding LURP-one-related/scramblase family protein → MRFLVRDRILGIGDDYWIEDENGRKAFLVDGKAMRLRDTFELKDTRGEVLIDIRRKMFALRDTMVVERGGEPLATVRRKRLSLLRNHFRVSLADGTELDVSGKILDREFVIEYDGELLAHISRRWLSVRETYGLDVVRDDADPALLIAVTVCVINLAEREREDD
- a CDS encoding thioredoxin-like domain-containing protein — encoded protein: MSDSTNRHPAPRRVRVRAPELIGKGGWLNTGGKEYSLADLRGKIVVLDFWTFCCINCLHVLDELRELEEKHRDTVVVIGVHSPKFAHEADHGAVVDAVERYGVEHPVLDDPELATWKQYAVRAWPTLVVVDPEGYVVAQHAGEGHAHAIERLVAELETEHEDKGTLRRGDGPYVAPEPEPTVLRFPGKALPLPGGDFLVSDTTRHRLVRLAPDGETVVRHYGSGERGFVDGDAEDARFSEPQGLALLDGGAVVVADTVNHALRRLDPATGRVTTLAGTGRQWWQGSPTSGPAREIDLSSPWDVAVFGGKVWIAMAGVHQLWTYDPADRTVAVAAGTTNEGLVDGPGDEAWFAQPSGLAATPDRLWLADSETSALRWVDLDGAVHTAVGTGLFDFGHRDGPAEQALLQHPLGVTVLPDGSVAVSDTYNHALRRYDPATGEVTTLATDVREPSDAVLVGDDIVVVESARHRLTRLRLPEETVKVEAVAHRTRRAATEVAPGRLRLDVVFQAPAGQKLDERYGPSTRLLVSATPPELLLGGEGADTALSRELELDPSIPEGVLHVSAMAASCDDDPSQAYPACHVHQQDWGVPVRLTEGGTDRLPLVLAGMDEGDGDRA
- a CDS encoding M18 family aminopeptidase, with product MRTPPRFDRGHTDDLMTFLASSPTPYHAVASAAERLEKAGFRQVSETDAWDGSLGGRYVLRGGAIIAWYVPKGAHPHTPFRIIGAHTDSPNLRVKPRPDSGAHGWRQVAVEIYGGPLMNSWLDRDLGIAGRLSLRDGTSRLVNVDRPLLRVPQLAIHLDRTVTSDGLKLDKQRHLQPVWGLGDDVRDGDLIAFLEEEAGLPKGEVTGWDLMTHSVEPPAYLGRDNELLAGPRMDNLLSVHAGTAALAALAGAGDDLPCIPVLAAFDHEENGSQSDTGADGPLLGGVLERSVLARGGSLEDRARAFAGSVCLSSDTGHAVHPNYAERHDPTHHPRADAGPILKVNVNNRYATDGSGRAVFAAACEKAGVPFQTFVSNNSMPCGTTIGPITAARHGIRTVDIGVAILSMHSVRELCGAKDPYLLANALAAFLEG
- a CDS encoding acyl-CoA dehydrogenase, yielding MGHYKSNLRDIEFNLFEVLGRDKLYGTGPFAEMDTDTAKSILEELTRLAENELAESFIDADRNPPVFDPETNTAPVPASFKKSYKAFMESEYWRLGLPEEIGGTTAPRSLIWSYAELLLGANPAVWMYASGPAFAGILYDEGNDVQKKIAQIAVDRTWGSTMVLTEPDAGSDVGAGRTKAVQQEDGSWHIEGVKRFITSGEHDMEENILHYVLARPEGHGPGTKGLSLFLVPKYLFDFETGELGERNGVYATNVEHKMGLKASNTCEMTFGDRHPAKGWLIGDKHDGIRQMFRIIEFARMMVGTKAISTLSTGYLNALEYAKERVQGPDLANFMDKTAPKVTITHHPDVRRSLMTQKAYAEGMRALVLYTASIQDEIQVKEAAGEDFSALEALNDLLLPIVKGYGSEKGYEQLAQSLQTFGGSGFLQEYPIEQYIRDAKIDTLYEGTTAIQGQDFFFRKIVRNQGAALNSLAEEIKKFLALGEGGEQLEGAREHLAKAAVELEAIVGLLLTDLAATEQDVKNIYKVGLNTTRLLMASGDVVVGYLLLKGAAVAAEKLPTASAKDKPFYTGKIAAAKFFAANVLPGVTLARKISEGVDLDLMELDEAAF
- a CDS encoding SseB family protein — encoded protein: MYGYDQSAGPQQQYAPPPQQQMPGQMPGGQMGGGYGQQPPLYPEPSPPSLADAVRAFTTGQMAAEDFQQVFASSKVYCPRGDNPGFLALHNTQQPVIPMFTSLKELRRYAGKESKYFVITGAEVIDLLPTGYGFVLDMEGEHRMVFDAKAVEQMVEFAMRRMYG
- a CDS encoding pirin family protein: MPAVTVENPLILPRVAAPTDAVARPVLAVTTAPSGFEGEGFPVRRAFAGINYQHLDPFIMMDQMGEVDYAPGEPKGTPWHPHRGFETVTYIIDGIFDHQDSHGGGGTITNGDTQWMTAGSGLLHIEAPPESLVMSGGLFHGIQLWVNLPARDKMMSPKYQDIRGGQVQLLTTPDGGALLRVIAGELDGHQGPGVTHTPITLLHATVAPGAEITLPWREDFNALAYVLAGRGSVGADRRPIHLGQTAVFGAGSSITFRADEQQDSNAPDLEIVLLGGQPIREPMAHYGPFVMNTREELQQAFEDFQKGRLGTIPAVHGMTPEGL
- a CDS encoding glycosyltransferase family 39 protein — translated: MPVWAAPVLWTLALGLWGLSRQHSVWRDEAATWQVARRSTAEIWHMLGQVDVVHGAYYLLMHALFNCFGPGTTTLRLPSVLAMAGAAACVTVIGRRLAGPWAGLGAGLVFGLLPAVQFHLQEGRPYALIAAGAGLSTLLLVTALQRGRAGTGACWVAYGGVILACGLLNWLSLLIVPAHAATLAWTRAPRATWARWATASAVAVVGVLPLILFSRQQSEQVSWIPPLTWHMLIGPAVLLTIGGLGALLDRPRVGRLSVAAVALPLLAVPQVGLLGLCLIRPLFLDRYVLFSMLGLALLIGAALSAAVRAVRPGFPRSASWLVPLLVAVAMVALLPHSLAKRSPASRVDDVLATAVNVRHLKQPGDAVLFAPSARRDTALVSPGDFAGLRDIALTRSPAASGTLKGVEADPARIRTAMLAQRRILLVTDAPGVARPLSGGRDRMKAAVLAEYFTVVADEAVRGRRVIVYERR